In Candidatus Hamiltonella defensa 5AT (Acyrthosiphon pisum), one genomic interval encodes:
- the ubiD gene encoding 4-hydroxy-3-polyprenylbenzoate decarboxylase: MKYKDLRDFLALLEAKGELKRIHQTIDPFLEMTEISDRTLQAQGPALLFEKPKGHAMPVLCNLFGTTQRVAMGMGQKDISTLRELGQLLAFLKEPEPPKGFRDLLSKLPKFKQILNMPNKILTSAPCQEEIWKDNLDLGCLPAMHCWPGDVAPLITWGLTITRGPHKERQNLGIYRQQVLSKNKIIMRWLPHRGGALDYREWCKTNPGQPFPVAVALGADPATILGAVTPVPDTLSEYAFSGLLRGYRTEVVKCLSSDLQVPANAEIVLEGYIQPGETAEEGPYGDHTGYYNETEHFPVFTVSHITKRQDAIYHSTYTGRPPDEPSILGAALNEVFIPILQKQFPEIVDFYLPPEGCSYRLAVVTIKKQYAGHAKRVMMGVWSFLRQFMYTKFVIVCDDDINARNWNDVIWAITTRMDPARDTLLIENTPIDYLDFASPVAGLGSKMGLDATNKWSAETQRVWGRTIKMDKSVCDRIDAIWDELNIFNQQSVKKK, translated from the coding sequence ATGAAATACAAAGATCTCAGAGATTTTCTAGCCTTACTTGAAGCAAAAGGGGAACTGAAACGTATCCATCAAACTATTGATCCTTTTTTGGAAATGACCGAAATTTCTGATCGCACATTGCAAGCCCAAGGGCCCGCTCTTTTATTTGAGAAACCCAAAGGGCATGCCATGCCGGTTCTGTGTAACCTTTTTGGTACCACTCAAAGGGTTGCCATGGGCATGGGCCAGAAAGACATCAGCACCTTGCGTGAGCTGGGGCAACTGTTAGCTTTTTTAAAAGAGCCAGAACCCCCCAAGGGTTTTCGTGATTTACTTTCCAAGTTGCCAAAGTTTAAGCAAATCTTAAATATGCCGAATAAAATCCTGACATCCGCGCCCTGTCAGGAAGAAATCTGGAAAGACAATTTAGATCTCGGTTGTCTCCCTGCGATGCATTGCTGGCCAGGTGATGTCGCCCCGCTCATCACTTGGGGGTTAACCATCACACGAGGTCCTCATAAAGAGCGACAAAATTTAGGGATTTATCGTCAACAGGTGCTATCCAAAAACAAGATCATTATGCGATGGCTTCCACATCGTGGCGGGGCATTAGATTATCGAGAATGGTGTAAAACAAACCCTGGGCAACCTTTTCCGGTCGCTGTCGCTCTGGGCGCTGATCCCGCAACCATTTTAGGCGCAGTCACACCTGTCCCTGATACGCTGTCTGAATATGCGTTTTCGGGCTTATTGCGTGGCTATAGAACCGAAGTCGTGAAGTGCCTTTCTTCTGATCTTCAAGTGCCCGCCAATGCTGAAATCGTGTTAGAAGGATATATTCAACCAGGGGAGACCGCTGAAGAGGGGCCTTATGGTGACCATACGGGTTACTATAATGAAACTGAGCATTTTCCTGTTTTTACAGTCAGTCATATCACCAAACGACAGGACGCCATTTATCATTCCACCTACACGGGCCGCCCCCCTGATGAGCCTTCCATATTGGGGGCCGCCTTAAACGAGGTTTTTATTCCTATTTTGCAAAAACAATTTCCTGAGATTGTGGATTTTTATTTGCCTCCTGAAGGGTGCTCTTATCGTTTGGCTGTGGTCACGATAAAAAAACAATACGCGGGGCACGCTAAACGAGTCATGATGGGCGTGTGGTCATTTTTACGTCAATTTATGTACACCAAATTTGTGATTGTTTGTGATGATGACATTAACGCTCGCAATTGGAATGATGTGATCTGGGCTATCACGACCCGAATGGATCCTGCAAGGGATACCCTATTAATAGAAAATACACCGATTGATTATCTGGATTTTGCTTCCCCTGTTGCAGGGTTAGGCTCAAAAATGGGCTTGGATGCGACCAATAAGTGGTCAGCAGAAACTCAACGTGTCTGGGGGCGGACCATTAAGATGGACAAAAGCGTTTGTGATCGCATTGATGCCATTTGGGACGAACTGAATATCTTCAATCAACAATCGGTCAAGAAAAAATAA
- the rfaH gene encoding transcription/translation regulatory transformer protein RfaH, giving the protein MKSWYLLYCKRGQVFRAQEHLERQKVSFLTPLVTVEKCLRGRRIQVEEPLFPNYLFIHFDPEMIHTTCIKATRGVRDFVRFGNQLAVVPDIVVTQIQQRTFDKSVDFRIPTPGDLVSITDGPFVGLQAIYSQPDGEMRSILLMNLLHQQVSKSFDNHQFQKK; this is encoded by the coding sequence ATGAAATCCTGGTATTTATTGTATTGCAAACGGGGACAGGTTTTTCGAGCTCAAGAACATTTAGAGCGACAAAAAGTGTCCTTTCTGACACCTTTGGTCACAGTCGAAAAATGCTTGAGAGGCAGACGCATCCAAGTAGAAGAGCCTTTATTTCCTAATTATTTATTTATCCATTTTGATCCAGAAATGATTCACACCACCTGTATCAAAGCCACCCGTGGTGTAAGAGATTTTGTGCGTTTTGGAAACCAGCTGGCCGTGGTTCCAGATATCGTTGTCACTCAAATACAACAGCGGACATTCGATAAATCAGTCGATTTTCGTATTCCGACACCCGGCGATCTTGTTTCAATTACTGACGGCCCCTTTGTTGGATTACAAGCAATCTACTCTCAGCCTGATGGTGAAATGCGTTCTATTTTATTGATGAATCTGCTTCATCAACAAGTTTCAAAAAGTTTTGACAATCATCAATTTCAAAAAAAATAA
- the hemB gene encoding porphobilinogen synthase has product MNDCLSTFPYRRMRRGRRYGFSRRLLAEHHLSLNDLIYPVFIMEGHCRREEIVSMPGIFRMSMDLLLKEAEQVAQLGIPVMALFPVIDPSLKSLQAEQAYHPEGLVQRAIRLLKKHLPQLGVLADVALDPYTCHGQDGVIDEHQDVINDLTNKILVRQALSQAEAGVDIIAPSDMMDGRIRVIRSELEKQGFYNTQIMAYSAKYASCYYGPFREAVGSSHHLKGGHKKTYQMEPANTDEALQEVALDIQEGADMVMVKPGMPYLDVVRRVKETFGVPTFAYQVSGEYAMHQAAIQNGWLQEKDVIMESLLCFKRAGADGILTYFAKQVAQWLNENYQK; this is encoded by the coding sequence ATGAATGATTGCCTAAGCACTTTCCCCTATCGTCGTATGCGCCGTGGGCGCCGATATGGTTTCAGCCGTCGTTTACTGGCTGAACATCATCTCAGCTTAAATGACCTGATTTACCCCGTATTTATCATGGAAGGTCATTGTCGCCGTGAAGAGATCGTTTCGATGCCTGGCATTTTTAGGATGAGCATGGATCTCTTACTCAAAGAGGCAGAGCAGGTGGCTCAATTAGGCATTCCTGTGATGGCTTTATTTCCAGTGATTGATCCGAGCCTCAAATCATTACAGGCAGAACAAGCCTATCATCCCGAAGGATTGGTGCAACGCGCCATTCGCTTATTAAAAAAACATTTACCTCAGTTGGGTGTCTTAGCCGATGTGGCATTAGATCCATATACCTGCCATGGTCAAGATGGTGTTATCGATGAACATCAGGATGTGATCAATGATCTCACCAACAAGATTTTAGTACGTCAGGCTTTGTCTCAAGCAGAAGCAGGCGTAGATATTATCGCGCCGAGCGATATGATGGACGGGCGTATCAGAGTGATTCGATCTGAATTGGAAAAGCAGGGCTTTTATAATACACAAATCATGGCGTATTCAGCAAAATATGCTTCCTGTTATTATGGCCCTTTTCGTGAAGCCGTTGGTTCGAGCCATCACTTAAAGGGAGGCCATAAAAAAACATATCAAATGGAGCCCGCTAACACTGATGAAGCTTTACAGGAAGTGGCTCTAGATATACAAGAAGGCGCGGATATGGTCATGGTAAAACCTGGCATGCCTTATTTGGATGTTGTACGCCGAGTCAAGGAGACTTTTGGAGTGCCCACTTTTGCTTATCAAGTCTCTGGCGAATATGCCATGCATCAAGCCGCCATCCAAAACGGATGGCTACAAGAAAAAGACGTTATTATGGAATCATTACTTTGTTTTAAGCGTGCGGGTGCAGACGGCATCTTAACTTATTTTGCGAAACAGGTAGCACAATGGCTAAATGAAAATTATCAAAAATAA
- the yjgA gene encoding ribosome biogenesis factor YjgA, translated as MNEKFEHSLNERVQRKNDDHTQSIVVSKSELKRDAEALKKLGRELIGLSKQALKHIPLDTDLLEAIELAQKIKKEGHRRQIQLIGKMLRSRQEQLQSIKAALNERHHRDREDIALLHQLENLRDSIVEGGDSAIVDLLQLYPSADRQHIRSLIRNAQKEKAAGQSQKALRQIFEYLRLLSKTK; from the coding sequence ATCAATGAAAAATTTGAACATAGTCTGAATGAGAGAGTTCAAAGAAAAAATGATGATCATACGCAATCTATTGTTGTCAGTAAAAGTGAATTAAAACGGGATGCTGAGGCATTAAAAAAATTAGGCCGAGAATTGATTGGTTTAAGCAAACAGGCTTTAAAACATATTCCTTTGGATACAGATTTACTGGAAGCCATTGAGCTGGCTCAAAAAATAAAAAAAGAAGGCCACCGACGACAGATTCAACTGATTGGAAAAATGTTACGCTCTCGACAAGAGCAGCTACAATCGATTAAAGCCGCATTAAATGAACGACATCACCGTGATCGTGAAGATATTGCACTTTTGCATCAATTAGAAAATTTGCGCGATTCCATCGTAGAAGGAGGCGACAGTGCGATTGTGGACCTATTGCAACTGTACCCTTCGGCAGACCGTCAACATATTCGGAGCTTGATTCGAAATGCTCAAAAAGAAAAAGCGGCTGGTCAATCTCAAAAAGCTTTAAGACAAATATTTGAATATCTTCGTCTGTTATCAAAAACAAAATAA
- a CDS encoding glutathionylspermidine synthase family protein: MKRVTIKERPDWREKASEFGFYFHSMHGKAYWSEEAYYQFTLAQIEELENTTAQLHQMCLEAVEKVVNSEERLTQFCIPRHCWDFVKASWDTRQPSLYSRLDLAYDGQSPAKLLENNADTPTSLYETAFFQWLWLEDQIQAQHLSREADQYNSLQEKLIYRFAELKSQHGFTFLHFTACQDSEEDRATVQYLKDCAKEADLEGRFLFIDEIGLGEKGELTDTDDQVIQHLFKLYPWEFMFREMFSTKLEGAHVSWLEPAWKSLISNKALLPLLWEMYPHHPNLLPAYFLNDPAINLSSYVVKPLFSREGANIEIVKKGEKIARSAGPYGAEGKIVQQFHPLPRFGDSYTMIGSWLVNDQPCGIGLREDNELITQDLSRFYPHIILN, from the coding sequence ATGAAACGTGTCACCATTAAAGAACGTCCAGATTGGCGTGAAAAAGCGTCTGAATTTGGTTTTTATTTTCACAGCATGCACGGCAAAGCTTACTGGTCTGAAGAAGCTTACTATCAATTTACCCTCGCTCAGATTGAGGAACTAGAAAATACCACAGCACAGTTGCATCAAATGTGTTTAGAAGCTGTGGAAAAAGTCGTCAATAGTGAAGAACGACTGACCCAATTTTGTATTCCTCGGCATTGCTGGGATTTTGTAAAAGCTTCATGGGATACAAGGCAACCTTCTCTTTACTCGCGACTGGATTTGGCTTATGACGGTCAAAGCCCAGCAAAACTTCTTGAGAATAATGCGGATACGCCGACTTCTTTGTATGAAACGGCATTTTTTCAATGGTTGTGGCTGGAAGATCAAATACAAGCTCAACATTTAAGCAGGGAAGCAGACCAGTACAATAGTTTGCAAGAAAAGCTGATCTATCGCTTTGCTGAACTCAAATCTCAACATGGCTTTACTTTTTTACATTTTACCGCTTGTCAGGACAGTGAAGAGGATCGTGCCACAGTGCAATATTTAAAAGACTGTGCAAAAGAAGCGGATCTGGAAGGCCGCTTTCTTTTTATTGACGAGATTGGGTTGGGGGAAAAGGGCGAATTGACTGACACAGATGATCAGGTTATCCAACATTTGTTCAAGCTCTACCCTTGGGAATTCATGTTTAGAGAAATGTTCTCAACGAAATTAGAAGGCGCTCATGTCAGTTGGCTGGAACCTGCCTGGAAAAGTTTGATTTCTAATAAAGCCCTGTTACCTTTGTTGTGGGAGATGTATCCCCATCATCCTAATCTTTTACCTGCTTATTTTCTTAATGATCCTGCCATCAATTTATCCAGTTACGTGGTTAAACCTCTTTTTTCAAGAGAAGGGGCGAACATTGAGATCGTAAAAAAAGGGGAAAAAATCGCGCGATCTGCAGGGCCTTATGGGGCAGAAGGGAAGATTGTACAACAATTTCATCCATTACCCCGTTTTGGCGATAGTTATACTATGATAGGGAGTTGGCTGGTTAATGATCAACCCTGTGGAATAGGCTTACGTGAGGATAATGAATTAATTACGCAAGACCTTTCGCGTTTTTATCCACATATTATCTTGAATTGA
- a CDS encoding DUF1190 family protein, producing MKRTHHIHKEKFRKSWRGYRLAPIALSISTVFFLTACEKSDQTVSLYQNADDCSKANPSMNQQCVQAYQAALKEATKTSPKYASREDCVAEFGQSQCTKVTSEQADILATSSTADKNSTAQPQQSGSMWMPLMAGYMMGKMMGGGFNQQPLFTSQSSTSPMKDKFVDATGKNYGAATYGRTMNLPKSALAPKPSVTKTITRGGFGQTVDQQASMKQGGVSSKSFSRGTGG from the coding sequence ATGAAACGGACCCATCATATCCATAAAGAAAAATTTCGTAAATCCTGGCGCGGTTATCGGCTTGCTCCGATTGCATTATCTATTAGCACGGTATTTTTTTTGACCGCGTGTGAAAAATCAGATCAAACCGTCTCTCTTTATCAAAATGCAGACGATTGCTCCAAAGCCAATCCTTCTATGAATCAGCAATGTGTACAGGCATATCAAGCCGCATTAAAAGAGGCGACAAAAACATCACCTAAATATGCCAGTCGTGAAGACTGTGTCGCTGAGTTTGGTCAATCACAATGCACTAAAGTGACATCTGAACAGGCGGACATACTGGCCACTTCATCCACAGCAGACAAAAATAGCACTGCACAACCGCAGCAAAGTGGCAGTATGTGGATGCCATTAATGGCCGGTTACATGATGGGGAAAATGATGGGAGGAGGATTCAACCAGCAACCTTTATTTACTTCTCAATCTTCCACTAGCCCTATGAAGGATAAGTTTGTGGATGCCACAGGAAAAAATTATGGAGCAGCAACCTATGGTCGTACCATGAATCTCCCTAAAAGCGCCCTTGCTCCAAAACCTTCTGTCACAAAAACCATCACTCGAGGGGGATTTGGCCAAACCGTTGATCAACAAGCCTCAATGAAACAGGGTGGTGTTTCTTCAAAATCCTTCTCTCGTGGAACCGGGGGATAA
- the prmC gene encoding peptide chain release factor N(5)-glutamine methyltransferase has product MNYQQWFINTIQRLAQSDSPKRDAEILLGYVTGKPRSVLLGFGETKLTVEEQASLEIIVQRRAQGEPIAYLIGEREFWSLPISVSPVTLIPRPDTECLVEQALKHIPRGASRVLDLGTGTGCIALALGHERSDCTIIGTDIKEETIKLASHNAKKLGLPHLSFFQGNWFSAVNGYFSVIVSNPPYIDAEDPHLNKGDLRYEPLSALVSADEGLADVKHIIRESPHYLTSCGWLLLEHGWQQSDKIQTLFYQTGFSSVSTYRDDGGHPRVTSGQWVPASLKAKNRK; this is encoded by the coding sequence ATGAATTATCAGCAATGGTTTATTAATACCATTCAGAGATTAGCTCAAAGTGACAGCCCAAAAAGGGATGCTGAAATTCTTTTGGGATATGTGACCGGTAAACCTCGTAGCGTATTACTTGGTTTTGGTGAGACAAAATTAACAGTGGAAGAACAGGCATCGCTTGAAATCATAGTGCAACGTCGGGCGCAAGGTGAACCTATTGCGTATTTAATAGGCGAACGCGAATTTTGGTCTTTGCCTATCTCGGTATCACCGGTGACCTTGATTCCCCGCCCTGATACCGAATGTTTAGTAGAGCAAGCGTTGAAACATATCCCTCGGGGAGCTTCACGTGTTTTAGATTTAGGCACAGGGACGGGGTGTATCGCCTTGGCTTTAGGGCATGAGCGTTCAGATTGCACGATTATTGGTACGGATATAAAAGAAGAGACCATCAAACTGGCTTCTCATAATGCAAAAAAACTGGGGTTGCCACATCTTTCTTTTTTTCAGGGAAACTGGTTTTCAGCCGTCAATGGATATTTTTCTGTGATTGTCAGTAATCCGCCTTATATAGATGCCGAAGATCCTCATCTTAATAAAGGCGATCTTCGCTACGAACCGCTCAGCGCATTGGTATCGGCAGATGAAGGTCTTGCAGATGTAAAGCATATTATCAGGGAATCTCCACATTATCTGACATCCTGTGGCTGGTTGTTACTTGAGCATGGATGGCAGCAGTCAGATAAAATACAAACATTATTCTATCAAACCGGCTTTTCTTCTGTGTCCACTTATAGAGATGATGGAGGGCATCCCAGAGTGACATCTGGTCAATGGGTTCCTGCATCCTTGAAGGCTAAAAACAGAAAATGA
- the prfA gene encoding peptide chain release factor 1, with protein MKPSFIKKLEALQERHEELQAHLADPLTIQDQERFRMMSREYAQLSNIAELFTEWLKLQNDMIAAKSLLQDPEMHEMATEELEKAKIQSEQLTQQLQILLLPKDIDDSRSCFLEIRAGTGGDEAAIFAGDLFRMYARYAESRSWKMEIISAHEGEHGGYKEMITKISGEGVYGQLKFESGGHRVQRVPTTESQGRIHTSACTVAVMPEIPEEELPKITLSDLRIDTFRSSGAGGQHVNTTDSAIRITHLPTGIVVECQDERSQHKNKAKAMSVLGARMHAAQVQKRQQAQASERRNLLGSGDRSDRHRTYNFPQGRVTDHRINLTLYRLDEVMSGKLDILIHPLLREHQADLLSALSEQE; from the coding sequence ATGAAGCCATCTTTTATTAAAAAATTAGAAGCATTACAAGAGCGTCACGAAGAGTTGCAAGCGCACCTTGCAGATCCTTTGACCATTCAAGATCAAGAACGCTTTCGTATGATGTCTCGAGAATATGCTCAGCTCAGCAACATTGCTGAGCTTTTTACAGAATGGCTTAAGCTACAAAATGACATGATAGCTGCGAAAAGCTTGTTGCAAGATCCTGAAATGCATGAAATGGCTACTGAAGAACTAGAAAAAGCCAAAATTCAAAGTGAGCAATTAACACAACAGTTACAAATTTTGTTATTACCCAAAGATATCGATGATTCAAGAAGTTGTTTTCTAGAAATTCGGGCAGGCACAGGGGGTGATGAAGCCGCGATTTTTGCCGGAGATTTGTTCCGAATGTATGCCCGATATGCCGAATCGCGTTCCTGGAAAATGGAAATCATCAGTGCTCATGAAGGTGAGCATGGCGGCTACAAAGAAATGATTACCAAAATTTCTGGGGAAGGGGTGTATGGGCAATTAAAATTTGAATCAGGCGGCCATAGAGTACAAAGAGTGCCTACGACTGAATCACAGGGGCGTATTCACACCTCGGCTTGTACTGTTGCGGTTATGCCAGAAATTCCTGAAGAAGAGTTGCCGAAAATCACTCTTTCTGATTTGCGTATTGACACATTTCGTTCATCCGGTGCCGGTGGTCAGCATGTCAACACCACAGATTCGGCGATTCGCATCACACACTTACCAACAGGCATTGTGGTTGAATGTCAAGATGAGCGTTCTCAGCATAAAAACAAGGCAAAAGCGATGTCTGTATTAGGCGCGCGTATGCACGCCGCGCAGGTTCAAAAAAGGCAACAGGCTCAAGCTTCTGAGCGGCGAAATTTGCTGGGATCTGGTGATCGCTCTGATCGTCATCGTACTTATAATTTTCCTCAAGGTCGGGTCACAGATCATCGTATCAATCTCACCTTATATCGTTTAGATGAAGTGATGTCCGGTAAGCTAGATATATTGATTCATCCTCTTTTACGTGAGCATCAAGCCGATCTTCTTTCCGCATTATCTGAACAGGAATGA
- the lolB gene encoding lipoprotein insertase outer membrane protein LolB codes for MLIFKICFYRLLPLSVLLLAACSALKAPESSSVLKNHIASDEWQEYQHQLKQIQQFQIQGSVAYFSDEKKAYARFFWQQYSPKNYHLLLLSPLGQTEFELKVTNGRVDMAKYKDQGEIKGDAEEILFKLTGIPIPLEHLSRWIVGASSDADEIILNRQSRLKTLIHHKKEQTWKVYYQAYNTKITPILPERLELYLISPNHQDQRMTLKINHWILK; via the coding sequence ATGCTGATCTTTAAAATCTGTTTTTATCGGTTATTACCATTGAGCGTTTTATTACTGGCTGCCTGTAGCGCTTTAAAAGCGCCCGAATCATCTTCTGTATTAAAAAATCATATCGCTTCTGATGAATGGCAAGAATATCAGCATCAATTAAAACAAATTCAGCAATTTCAAATTCAGGGATCAGTGGCTTATTTTTCTGATGAAAAAAAGGCCTATGCTCGATTTTTCTGGCAACAATATTCGCCTAAAAATTATCATTTATTGCTGCTGAGCCCTCTTGGCCAAACTGAATTTGAACTTAAAGTGACCAATGGACGTGTTGATATGGCCAAATATAAAGATCAAGGCGAGATAAAGGGTGATGCAGAAGAGATTTTATTCAAATTAACGGGAATACCGATTCCTTTGGAGCATTTGTCTCGTTGGATTGTAGGCGCATCAAGCGATGCTGATGAGATCATTTTAAATCGCCAATCTCGCCTAAAAACGCTGATTCATCACAAAAAAGAACAAACCTGGAAGGTCTACTATCAAGCGTACAATACAAAAATAACGCCTATATTGCCTGAACGGCTTGAACTATATTTGATTTCTCCAAATCATCAAGATCAGAGAATGACACTCAAAATAAATCATTGGATATTAAAATGA
- the ispE gene encoding 4-(cytidine 5'-diphospho)-2-C-methyl-D-erythritol kinase: MKQVWASPAKLNVFLYITGQQPDGYHQLQTLFIFLNYGDEITIVPRQDEQILLMTPIPNVSHDQNLVVRAARLLQQQPGKKSQTGSLPRGAEISIKKYVPIGGGLGGGSSNAATVLLALNHLWGFNFSEDELAVLGLKLGADVPVFIYGNSAFAEGVGDRLQPVEWPLKWYLVLYSDVKISTKMIFSDPELKRNTPRRSLSTLLAAPYHNDCEPVVRKRFPKVDELLSWISQYAPARLTGTGACIFSEFNTESEARDILEKVPKGIYGFVASSTQISPLKKDFLDVRSQIS, encoded by the coding sequence ATGAAACAGGTTTGGGCTTCTCCAGCAAAACTCAACGTGTTTCTTTATATCACAGGGCAGCAGCCTGATGGTTATCATCAATTGCAGACACTGTTTATTTTTCTCAATTATGGGGATGAAATCACGATTGTGCCTCGCCAGGATGAACAAATCCTTTTAATGACGCCCATCCCGAATGTGAGCCATGATCAAAATTTAGTAGTTCGAGCGGCACGTTTATTACAGCAGCAGCCAGGAAAAAAATCACAAACAGGCTCTTTACCAAGAGGGGCTGAGATCAGCATTAAAAAGTACGTACCAATAGGAGGGGGATTAGGGGGCGGATCCTCTAATGCGGCAACGGTGTTATTGGCCCTGAATCACTTATGGGGATTCAATTTTAGCGAAGATGAACTGGCAGTGCTAGGTTTAAAATTAGGAGCAGATGTCCCTGTTTTTATTTATGGAAACTCAGCTTTTGCAGAAGGCGTAGGAGATCGTCTGCAACCTGTTGAATGGCCCCTAAAATGGTATTTGGTTTTATATTCTGATGTGAAGATTTCAACCAAAATGATTTTTTCTGATCCTGAGTTAAAAAGGAACACGCCCAGACGCTCACTCTCAACACTTTTGGCCGCACCTTATCATAATGATTGCGAACCTGTCGTAAGAAAACGTTTTCCCAAGGTTGATGAACTGCTTTCCTGGATTTCACAATACGCGCCGGCACGCCTGACTGGAACGGGCGCCTGTATTTTTAGTGAATTTAATACAGAATCCGAGGCACGTGACATACTCGAGAAGGTTCCCAAGGGGATCTATGGTTTCGTGGCATCTAGTACCCAAATTTCTCCTTTAAAAAAGGATTTTTTGGATGTGAGATCACAGATATCCTGA
- a CDS encoding L-cystine transporter, translating to MYLLIMMNLLAFLVLLLLLAQTSYMNWSLTKKVFTGLVMGVLFGVSLQFIYGANSIILQESISWLNIVGSGYVQLLHMVVMPLIFSSILSAVSKLHNVSSLGKISLISIGTLLFTTVIAALVGIFIVHFFDLTAEGLIQGKAETTQLNTIQSKYMSQLTEFSLPQLILSFIPKNPFLALAIATSTSIISVVIFATFLGVAVLRMIKIDVTRGKSVLSAIDCLQAWVMNLVRLVMLLTPYGVLALMTKIVATTDVHHILKLGHFVITSYVGLGVMFLVHALLLFLSGVDPRKFFRHAWPVLTFAFTSRSSASSIPLNIEVQTHRLGVPESIANFSASFGANIGQNGCSGLYPAMLATMIAPTMGINPLDPLWIATLVAVVTISSVGVAGVGGGATFAALMVLPALGFPVTLVALLISIEPLVDMGRTALNVNGSMSAGVITNQFMKKSTPPS from the coding sequence ATGTATCTACTCATTATGATGAATTTGTTGGCATTTCTAGTTCTGTTACTACTGTTGGCTCAAACTTCTTATATGAACTGGAGTTTAACAAAAAAAGTTTTTACTGGTCTTGTGATGGGGGTTTTATTTGGGGTTTCGTTGCAATTTATATATGGCGCCAATTCAATTATTTTGCAGGAATCAATTAGCTGGTTGAATATTGTTGGGAGTGGTTACGTTCAATTATTACACATGGTCGTCATGCCCTTGATATTCAGCTCTATTTTAAGTGCGGTTTCAAAATTACATAATGTTTCTTCGCTTGGAAAAATAAGTTTGATCAGCATCGGTACATTACTTTTCACGACTGTCATTGCGGCCCTGGTAGGCATTTTTATTGTTCATTTTTTTGATTTAACGGCAGAAGGCCTCATCCAAGGTAAAGCAGAAACGACACAATTAAATACCATTCAAAGTAAATATATGTCGCAGCTCACCGAGTTTAGCCTACCTCAGTTAATCCTTTCATTTATCCCCAAAAATCCATTTTTAGCCCTGGCAATTGCCACATCTACCTCTATTATCAGCGTCGTCATTTTTGCCACTTTTTTAGGTGTAGCCGTCTTAAGAATGATCAAAATTGATGTAACGAGGGGTAAAAGCGTATTATCGGCGATTGATTGTCTTCAAGCCTGGGTCATGAATTTAGTCCGTTTGGTGATGCTACTCACCCCTTATGGTGTCTTGGCCCTGATGACAAAAATAGTCGCCACTACTGATGTCCATCACATATTGAAATTAGGTCATTTTGTGATTACCTCTTATGTAGGTTTGGGGGTGATGTTTTTAGTACATGCCTTGTTGCTCTTTCTTTCAGGTGTTGATCCCAGAAAATTTTTTCGGCACGCTTGGCCTGTTTTGACTTTTGCGTTTACCAGCCGTTCTAGCGCGTCGAGTATTCCTCTTAATATTGAAGTTCAAACTCATCGGTTGGGGGTGCCTGAGTCTATTGCCAATTTTTCAGCTTCCTTTGGTGCGAATATTGGACAAAATGGTTGCTCAGGACTTTACCCAGCGATGCTGGCCACCATGATTGCACCTACTATGGGAATTAACCCGTTAGATCCCTTATGGATAGCCACATTAGTGGCGGTGGTGACCATCAGTTCTGTGGGTGTTGCGGGTGTTGGAGGAGGCGCGACCTTTGCAGCCTTGATGGTACTACCGGCGTTAGGTTTTCCAGTGACATTGGTGGCTTTGCTGATTTCTATTGAACCCTTGGTGGATATGGGTCGCACTGCATTGAATGTGAATGGTTCTATGAGTGCTGGTGTCATTACAAACCAGTTCATGAAAAAATCAACACCTCCATCATAA